Sequence from the Marinihelvus fidelis genome:
GCTTCAGCTCACCGCCCGGGTCCAGTTTGCGCCGCAGCCGGCCGATAAAGACCTCGATCACGTTACTGTCGCGGTCGGCGTCCTCCTCGTAGATGTGCTCGGACAGTTCAGACTTGGTGACCACCGAGTCCGGCCGCATGGCCAGGTACTCCAGCACCTTGTACTCAAAAGTGGTCAGGTCGACCTCGTTGCCGTCCAGGCGCACGCGCTGGGCGGACAGGTCGATGTCCAGCGGCCCAAAGGCCAGCGCAGGCGAGGCATGGCCGGCGGCCCGGCGCAACAGCGCGCTGACCCGCGCCTTCAGCTCCTCGGGGTGAAACGGCTTCGTCAGGTAGTCGTCGGCGCCGGCTTCCAGGCCGTCGACCTTGTCTTTCCAGTCCGAGCGCGCGGTCAGGATCAGGATGGGCACATCGACGCTGGCCT
This genomic interval carries:
- a CDS encoding response regulator transcription factor; the encoded protein is MRILIVEDDIRLQDSVAGMLREAGYAVDVTADGTEGLWYGEEFPIDLAIVDLGLPGMSGLELIAALRKASVDVPILILTARSDWKDKVDGLEAGADDYLTKPFHPEELKARVSALLRRAAGHASPALAFGPLDIDLSAQRVRLDGNEVDLTTFEYKVLEYLAMRPDSVVTKSELSEHIYEEDADRDSNVIEVFIGRLRRKLDPGGELKPIETLRGRGYRLNLQGLNGDA